From Temnothorax longispinosus isolate EJ_2023e chromosome 3, Tlon_JGU_v1, whole genome shotgun sequence, one genomic window encodes:
- the LOC139810565 gene encoding S-formylglutathione hydrolase isoform X4 yields the protein MLRITLHRISLQAACSKPQVSLVHFGDKYKMSKSKLTEVESSKSFGGWQKVYTHNSTELGCKMRFAVYIPPQAEKEPVPVIYWLSGLTCTEANFTQKAGAQKHAANYGVLLVIPDTSPRGLNILGEDDSYDFGSGAGFYVDATHEPWKKNYRMYSYITKELSTLIHEEFSTLPSKQSIMGHSMGGHGALICALKNPGMFRTVSAFAPICNPILCPWGKKAFSGYLGESEDNAAWKDWDATELAKKYKGPVLDILIDQGKEDSFLKQDQLLPDNLLNAAKVNDIALTLRFQDGYDHSYYFIATFIEDHFKHHMKYLKS from the exons ATGTTAAGAATAACGTTACATCGCATAAGTCTGCAAGCAGCTTGTTCAAAACCACAAGTGTCACTTGTACATTTCggagataaatataaa ATGTCTAAGTCTAAATTAACAGAAGTTGAAAGTAGTAAAAGTTTCGGAGGATGGCAGAAGGTATATACACACAAcag TACAGAATTAGGATGCAAGATGAGATTCGCTGTTTACATACCACCTCAAGCTGAGAAGGAACCAGTACCCGTTATCTACTGGCTATCAGGTCTCACCTGTACCGAGGCTAATTTTACTCAGAAAGCCGGAGCGCAGAAACACGCTGCGAATTACGGCGTGCTTCTTGTCATACCCGACACTAGTCCAAGAGGATTGAATATTCTTGGAGAGGATGACAGTTACGACTTTGGTAGTGGTGCCGGATTCTATGTAGATGCGACGCACGAGCCATGGAAAAAGAATTACAGAATGTACAGCTACATTACCAAAGAATTGTCAACGTTGATCCATGAAGAATTTTCAACTTTGCCATCTAAACAGTCCATAATGGGCCatag TATGGGAGGACATGGCGCTTTAATTTGTGCTCTTAAAAACCCTGGGATGTTCAGGACTGTCTCAGCTTTTGCACCCATATGTAATCCAATCTTGTGTCCATGGGGAAAAAAAGCCTTCTCAGGGTACCTGGGAGAATCAGAGGATAATGCCGCATGGAAGGATTGGGATGCTACAGAAttggcaaaaaaatataagggCCCAGTTTTGGACATTTTAATCGATCAG GGCAAGGAGGACTCGTTCTTGAAACAAGACCAGTTATTACCAGATAATCTACTAAATGCTGCGAAGGTTAATGATATCGCGCTTACTCTCAGATTTCAGGATGGTTATGATCACAGTTATTACTTTATAGCTACATTTATTGAAGATCACTTCAAGCATCATATGAAATATCTTAAAAGCTAA
- the LOC139810565 gene encoding S-formylglutathione hydrolase isoform X5, producing the protein MIVKMSKSKLTEVESSKSFGGWQKVYTHNSTELGCKMRFAVYIPPQAEKEPVPVIYWLSGLTCTEANFTQKAGAQKHAANYGVLLVIPDTSPRGLNILGEDDSYDFGSGAGFYVDATHEPWKKNYRMYSYITKELSTLIHEEFSTLPSKQSIMGHSMGGHGALICALKNPGMFRTVSAFAPICNPILCPWGKKAFSGYLGESEDNAAWKDWDATELAKKYKGPVLDILIDQGKEDSFLKQDQLLPDNLLNAAKVNDIALTLRFQDGYDHSYYFIATFIEDHFKHHMKYLKS; encoded by the exons ATGATTGTCAAG ATGTCTAAGTCTAAATTAACAGAAGTTGAAAGTAGTAAAAGTTTCGGAGGATGGCAGAAGGTATATACACACAAcag TACAGAATTAGGATGCAAGATGAGATTCGCTGTTTACATACCACCTCAAGCTGAGAAGGAACCAGTACCCGTTATCTACTGGCTATCAGGTCTCACCTGTACCGAGGCTAATTTTACTCAGAAAGCCGGAGCGCAGAAACACGCTGCGAATTACGGCGTGCTTCTTGTCATACCCGACACTAGTCCAAGAGGATTGAATATTCTTGGAGAGGATGACAGTTACGACTTTGGTAGTGGTGCCGGATTCTATGTAGATGCGACGCACGAGCCATGGAAAAAGAATTACAGAATGTACAGCTACATTACCAAAGAATTGTCAACGTTGATCCATGAAGAATTTTCAACTTTGCCATCTAAACAGTCCATAATGGGCCatag TATGGGAGGACATGGCGCTTTAATTTGTGCTCTTAAAAACCCTGGGATGTTCAGGACTGTCTCAGCTTTTGCACCCATATGTAATCCAATCTTGTGTCCATGGGGAAAAAAAGCCTTCTCAGGGTACCTGGGAGAATCAGAGGATAATGCCGCATGGAAGGATTGGGATGCTACAGAAttggcaaaaaaatataagggCCCAGTTTTGGACATTTTAATCGATCAG GGCAAGGAGGACTCGTTCTTGAAACAAGACCAGTTATTACCAGATAATCTACTAAATGCTGCGAAGGTTAATGATATCGCGCTTACTCTCAGATTTCAGGATGGTTATGATCACAGTTATTACTTTATAGCTACATTTATTGAAGATCACTTCAAGCATCATATGAAATATCTTAAAAGCTAA
- the LOC139810565 gene encoding coiled-coil domain-containing protein 39 isoform X1: MATSNIDVILSQLGWQDGFRIPIANEENKRLEEEVARKTKHKISLNAKLESLEERLKMVRKHAGDLAVRHDFNQKLLSEHSVQLETEDHLYRLSGNTESSLRQEAREFEKEWTDVNRRVSNVEKELLKMMRKLAEAKQMVQFDEDSLRKWEEMLAQKEEDNQLIENYMKQDTQKYKELEQKRQKLSMELETYRQAIVKNVGEVQEMEIVLDRTAKLYMEALKERRQMINQWTQSVNVLRQRDNDIQNSLKEIETLREIGREKKNNLEEVEQFLKDQVVNNKQLEELIKRSEKELGVVQEKKRKVTETIDIYGIELHTQKKLVGDLARRTQQIRANAKRKRIEIENKHIKVDNCKKRISDLTLTLEEIESQKLNVEERTKRLEKMIEHDEKRKSAIVKELNRLQGAILRATKRIVELENERKILQMEMQSEHKKVDLLNTLLTKENKLLGEKKEALYQVDFNLQKCEMKLEQIRGHERDKNEAEKKQARIEELQAVLKEKTATSKLLQNQIVSLEHDMRKVSSCLSSENEELERLRSKKQDLLLLLDGGEKRLKIAQSRNEERQVEENIMRLRVSQLERMTSNVSDKVYDLEKYRLHLEAALRERATEIAAQKEALAVQKRVAGNECSELRTAIAERKSRIRQLQARYDSGVATMGATPDGAPMSTAYLKIQSAQERYMLREQGDKLDEAIKRTEQEIRSMETTLRVVNVCNDKYRDSMSAVDQDGPEWTEQKKLDEQMHDARQKLLQKQMQLQQLFEELQKAQNDYTQLLDDIEKAKEEKENKERYLSGIEKQTTEQGEKISRADKSLRKAQKDIQNLYISKRDDTVLLQQREVELRELQEQNALVLQDIAEFTIRHVEAEAYVKKLLMAKNIELPCFPPSIRSPMSPSGSSIGSIDQPLKSTSRMSVFTSSRESIGSVVKIEPQFGEPASNASRKTTKGDPASKESLSLPKRSTIVHEKQQSRKKS; encoded by the exons ATGGCGACGAGTAACATAGACGTGATTCTGAGCCAGCTGGGATGGCAGGATGGCTTCCGAATTCCCATAGCTAACGAGGAGAACAAACGTCTGGAGGAAGAA GTTGCTAGAAAGACGAAGCACAAGATTTCGTTAAATGCAAAATTGGAGAGTCTCGAAGAACGGTTGAAGATGGTCAGAAAGCATGCTGGCGATTTGGCTGTGCGACATGACTTCAATCAGAAGCTGCTCTCTGAGCATTCGGTCCAGCTGGAGACGGAGGATCACCTCTACCGATTAAGCGGCAACACCGAGTCGTCGCTTCGCCAAGAGGCGCGTGAATTCGAGAAGGAATGGACAGATGTGAATCGCAGAGTATCGAACGTGGAGAAGGAGTTACTTAAGATGATGAGGAAACTGGCCGAGGCGAAACAGATGGTCCAGTTTGACGAGGATAGTTTACGCAAGTGGGAAGAGATGCTTGCGCAAAAGGAGGAGGATAATCAGTTGATAGAGAATTACATGAAGCAGGATACACAGAAATACAAG GAATTGGAGCAGAAACGGCAGAAACTCAGCATGGAACTTGAGACTTATCGTCAAGCTATTGTCAAAAACGTCGGTGAGGTACAGGAAATGGAGATCGTTCTGGACCGTACAGCAAAATTGTACATGGAAGCGTTAAAAGAACGCAGACAGATGATAAATCAATGGACGCAAAGCGTCAACGTTCTGCGCCAGAGGGACAACGATATACAGAATAGTCTAAAA GAAATTGAAACGTTGCGAGAGATCGgtagggaaaaaaagaataatctcGAAGAAGtagaacaatttttaaagGATCAAGTTGTCAACAACAAGCAGCTGGAGGAGTTGATTAAACGATCGGAGAAGGAACTTGGTGTGGTCCAAGAAAAAAAGCGCAAAGTCACGGAGACGATTGATATCTACGGCATCGAG CTGCATACTCAGAAGAAATTAGTGGGGGATTTGGCACGTCGTACACAACAAATCCGGGCCAATGCGAAGCGCAAAAGAATTGAGATCGAGAACAAACATATAAAGGTGGACAATTGCAAGAAGCGAATCAGTGATTTAACGTTGACTTTAGAAGAGATTGAGAGTCAAAAATTAAACGTCGAGGAGAGAACGAAGCGTTTGGAGAAAATGATTGAG CACGATGAAAAGCGAAAATCCGCGATCGTCAAGGAATTGAATCGGCTGCAAGGTGCGATTTTACGCGCAACGAAAAGGATTGTAGAATTGGAGAATGAAAGGAAGATCCTGCAGATGGAAATGCAGAGCGAACACAAGAAAGTTGATCTGCTCAATACCTTGCTTACGAAGGAGAACAAACTTCTGGGGGAGAAGAAAGAGGCTCTTTATCAAGTGGATTTCAATCTGCAGAAATGCGAAATGAAACTCGAACAGATCAGAGGACACGAGCGCGACAAGAATGAAGCCGAAAAGAAACAAGCGAGAATCGAGGAGTTGCAAGCTGTACTGAAAGAGAAAACAGCTACATCTAAATTGCTGCAAAATCAGATTGTCAGTTTGGAG CACGATATGAGAAAAGTATCTAGTTGCTTATCGAGCGAAAACGAGGAGCTCGAACGGTTACGGAGCAAAAAGCAGGATCTATTGTTGCTGTTAGACGGGGGTGAAAAGCGGCTGAAAATCGCGCAATCCCGAAACGAGGAGAGGCaagttgaagaaaatataatgcgCCTTCGGGTGTCGCAGCTCGAGAGAATGACATCGAATGTAAGCGATAAAGTCTATGATTTGGAGAAGTACCGTCTTCATCTCGAAGCT GCGCTTAGGGAGCGCGCAACGGAGATCGCGGCACAGAAAGAGGCGCTTGCCGTGCAGAAGAGGGTCGCTGGCAACGAGTGCTCGGAGCTGCGCACTGCTATTGCCGAGAGAAAAAGCAGGATACGGCAGTTGCAAGCGCGATACGACAGCGGCGTCGCGACGATGGGTGCCACCCCGGATGGAGCGCCGATGAGCACCGCGTACTTGAAGATACAGAGCGCTCAAGAGCGGTACATGCTGCGAGAGCAAGGCGACAAGCTGGACGAGGCTATAAAACGAACCGAGCAGGAAATACGTAGCATGGAGACCACGCTGCGGGTAGTAAATGTGTGTAACGACAAGTATAGGGATAGTATGAGCGCGGTTGACCAGGACGGACCTGAATGGACGGAACAGAAAAAGCTCGACGAACAGATGCATGACGCGCGGCAGAAGCTACTGCAAAAGCAGATGCAGCTGCAACAATTGTTCGAAGAACTGCAG AAAGCGCAGAATGATTATACTCAATTGCTCGATGATATCGAGAAAGcaaaggaagaaaaggaaaacaagGAACGTTACTTATCGGGTATTGAGAAACAGACGACAGAACAAGGAGAGAAGATATCCAGAGCTGACAAGAGTCTTCGTAAGGCACAGAAggatatacaaaatttatatatttctaaaaggGACGACACCGTGCTTCTGCAACAG AGAGAAGTGGAACTGCGAGAGCTTCAAGAACAAAATGCACTAGTTCTTCAAGACATCGCAGAGTTCACGATTCGTCATGTGGAAGCTGAAGCGTATGTTAAAAAGTTGCTGATGGCCAAGAACATCGAGTTACCATGCTTTCCTCCATCGATTAGATCGCCTATGAGTCCTTCCGGCAGTTCCATAGGCTCGATAGATCAGCCTTTAAAGAGCACGAGCCGCATGAGCGTGTTTACGTCGTCGAGGGAGAGCATCGGCAGTGTAGTTAAGATAGAACCACAATTTGGAGAAC CAGCAAGTAACGCATCGAGGAAAACTACAAAGGGTGATCCCGCATCCAAAGAATCTCTCAGTTTGCCGAAACGGTCCACTATTGTACATGAAAAGCAACAATCGCGGAAGAAATCGTGA
- the LOC139810565 gene encoding coiled-coil domain-containing protein 39 isoform X2, which yields MATSNIDVILSQLGWQDGFRIPIANEENKRLEEEVARKTKHKISLNAKLESLEERLKMVRKHAGDLAVRHDFNQKLLSEHSVQLETEDHLYRLSGNTESSLRQEAREFEKEWTDVNRRVSNVEKELLKMMRKLAEAKQMVQFDEDSLRKWEEMLAQKEEDNQLIENYMKQDTQKYKELEQKRQKLSMELETYRQAIVKNVGEVQEMEIVLDRTAKLYMEALKERRQMINQWTQSVNVLRQRDNDIQNSLKEIETLREIGREKKNNLEEVEQFLKDQVVNNKQLEELIKRSEKELGVVQEKKRKVTETIDIYGIELHTQKKLVGDLARRTQQIRANAKRKRIEIENKHIKVDNCKKRISDLTLTLEEIESQKLNVEERTKRLEKMIEHDEKRKSAIVKELNRLQGAILRATKRIVELENERKILQMEMQSEHKKVDLLNTLLTKENKLLGEKKEALYQVDFNLQKCEMKLEQIRGHERDKNEAEKKQARIEELQAVLKEKTATSKLLQNQIVSLEHDMRKVSSCLSSENEELERLRSKKQDLLLLLDGGEKRLKIAQSRNEERQVEENIMRLRVSQLERMTSNVSDKVYDLEKYRLHLEAALRERATEIAAQKEALAVQKRVAGNECSELRTAIAERKSRIRQLQARYDSGVATMGATPDGAPMSTAYLKIQSAQERYMLREQGDKLDEAIKRTEQEIRSMETTLRVVNVCNDKYRDSMSAVDQDGPEWTEQKKLDEQMHDARQKLLQKQMQLQQLFEELQKAQNDYTQLLDDIEKAKEEKENKERYLSGIEKQTTEQGEKISRADKSLRKAQKDIQNLYISKRDDTVLLQQREVELRELQEQNALVLQDIAEFTIRHVEAEAYVKKLLMAKNIELPCFPPSIRSPMSPSGSSIGSIDQPLKSTSRMSVFTSSRESIGSVVKIEPQFGEPSNASRKTTKGDPASKESLSLPKRSTIVHEKQQSRKKS from the exons ATGGCGACGAGTAACATAGACGTGATTCTGAGCCAGCTGGGATGGCAGGATGGCTTCCGAATTCCCATAGCTAACGAGGAGAACAAACGTCTGGAGGAAGAA GTTGCTAGAAAGACGAAGCACAAGATTTCGTTAAATGCAAAATTGGAGAGTCTCGAAGAACGGTTGAAGATGGTCAGAAAGCATGCTGGCGATTTGGCTGTGCGACATGACTTCAATCAGAAGCTGCTCTCTGAGCATTCGGTCCAGCTGGAGACGGAGGATCACCTCTACCGATTAAGCGGCAACACCGAGTCGTCGCTTCGCCAAGAGGCGCGTGAATTCGAGAAGGAATGGACAGATGTGAATCGCAGAGTATCGAACGTGGAGAAGGAGTTACTTAAGATGATGAGGAAACTGGCCGAGGCGAAACAGATGGTCCAGTTTGACGAGGATAGTTTACGCAAGTGGGAAGAGATGCTTGCGCAAAAGGAGGAGGATAATCAGTTGATAGAGAATTACATGAAGCAGGATACACAGAAATACAAG GAATTGGAGCAGAAACGGCAGAAACTCAGCATGGAACTTGAGACTTATCGTCAAGCTATTGTCAAAAACGTCGGTGAGGTACAGGAAATGGAGATCGTTCTGGACCGTACAGCAAAATTGTACATGGAAGCGTTAAAAGAACGCAGACAGATGATAAATCAATGGACGCAAAGCGTCAACGTTCTGCGCCAGAGGGACAACGATATACAGAATAGTCTAAAA GAAATTGAAACGTTGCGAGAGATCGgtagggaaaaaaagaataatctcGAAGAAGtagaacaatttttaaagGATCAAGTTGTCAACAACAAGCAGCTGGAGGAGTTGATTAAACGATCGGAGAAGGAACTTGGTGTGGTCCAAGAAAAAAAGCGCAAAGTCACGGAGACGATTGATATCTACGGCATCGAG CTGCATACTCAGAAGAAATTAGTGGGGGATTTGGCACGTCGTACACAACAAATCCGGGCCAATGCGAAGCGCAAAAGAATTGAGATCGAGAACAAACATATAAAGGTGGACAATTGCAAGAAGCGAATCAGTGATTTAACGTTGACTTTAGAAGAGATTGAGAGTCAAAAATTAAACGTCGAGGAGAGAACGAAGCGTTTGGAGAAAATGATTGAG CACGATGAAAAGCGAAAATCCGCGATCGTCAAGGAATTGAATCGGCTGCAAGGTGCGATTTTACGCGCAACGAAAAGGATTGTAGAATTGGAGAATGAAAGGAAGATCCTGCAGATGGAAATGCAGAGCGAACACAAGAAAGTTGATCTGCTCAATACCTTGCTTACGAAGGAGAACAAACTTCTGGGGGAGAAGAAAGAGGCTCTTTATCAAGTGGATTTCAATCTGCAGAAATGCGAAATGAAACTCGAACAGATCAGAGGACACGAGCGCGACAAGAATGAAGCCGAAAAGAAACAAGCGAGAATCGAGGAGTTGCAAGCTGTACTGAAAGAGAAAACAGCTACATCTAAATTGCTGCAAAATCAGATTGTCAGTTTGGAG CACGATATGAGAAAAGTATCTAGTTGCTTATCGAGCGAAAACGAGGAGCTCGAACGGTTACGGAGCAAAAAGCAGGATCTATTGTTGCTGTTAGACGGGGGTGAAAAGCGGCTGAAAATCGCGCAATCCCGAAACGAGGAGAGGCaagttgaagaaaatataatgcgCCTTCGGGTGTCGCAGCTCGAGAGAATGACATCGAATGTAAGCGATAAAGTCTATGATTTGGAGAAGTACCGTCTTCATCTCGAAGCT GCGCTTAGGGAGCGCGCAACGGAGATCGCGGCACAGAAAGAGGCGCTTGCCGTGCAGAAGAGGGTCGCTGGCAACGAGTGCTCGGAGCTGCGCACTGCTATTGCCGAGAGAAAAAGCAGGATACGGCAGTTGCAAGCGCGATACGACAGCGGCGTCGCGACGATGGGTGCCACCCCGGATGGAGCGCCGATGAGCACCGCGTACTTGAAGATACAGAGCGCTCAAGAGCGGTACATGCTGCGAGAGCAAGGCGACAAGCTGGACGAGGCTATAAAACGAACCGAGCAGGAAATACGTAGCATGGAGACCACGCTGCGGGTAGTAAATGTGTGTAACGACAAGTATAGGGATAGTATGAGCGCGGTTGACCAGGACGGACCTGAATGGACGGAACAGAAAAAGCTCGACGAACAGATGCATGACGCGCGGCAGAAGCTACTGCAAAAGCAGATGCAGCTGCAACAATTGTTCGAAGAACTGCAG AAAGCGCAGAATGATTATACTCAATTGCTCGATGATATCGAGAAAGcaaaggaagaaaaggaaaacaagGAACGTTACTTATCGGGTATTGAGAAACAGACGACAGAACAAGGAGAGAAGATATCCAGAGCTGACAAGAGTCTTCGTAAGGCACAGAAggatatacaaaatttatatatttctaaaaggGACGACACCGTGCTTCTGCAACAG AGAGAAGTGGAACTGCGAGAGCTTCAAGAACAAAATGCACTAGTTCTTCAAGACATCGCAGAGTTCACGATTCGTCATGTGGAAGCTGAAGCGTATGTTAAAAAGTTGCTGATGGCCAAGAACATCGAGTTACCATGCTTTCCTCCATCGATTAGATCGCCTATGAGTCCTTCCGGCAGTTCCATAGGCTCGATAGATCAGCCTTTAAAGAGCACGAGCCGCATGAGCGTGTTTACGTCGTCGAGGGAGAGCATCGGCAGTGTAGTTAAGATAGAACCACAATTTGGAGAAC CAAGTAACGCATCGAGGAAAACTACAAAGGGTGATCCCGCATCCAAAGAATCTCTCAGTTTGCCGAAACGGTCCACTATTGTACATGAAAAGCAACAATCGCGGAAGAAATCGTGA
- the LOC139810565 gene encoding coiled-coil domain-containing protein 39 isoform X3, protein MVRKHAGDLAVRHDFNQKLLSEHSVQLETEDHLYRLSGNTESSLRQEAREFEKEWTDVNRRVSNVEKELLKMMRKLAEAKQMVQFDEDSLRKWEEMLAQKEEDNQLIENYMKQDTQKYKELEQKRQKLSMELETYRQAIVKNVGEVQEMEIVLDRTAKLYMEALKERRQMINQWTQSVNVLRQRDNDIQNSLKEIETLREIGREKKNNLEEVEQFLKDQVVNNKQLEELIKRSEKELGVVQEKKRKVTETIDIYGIELHTQKKLVGDLARRTQQIRANAKRKRIEIENKHIKVDNCKKRISDLTLTLEEIESQKLNVEERTKRLEKMIEHDEKRKSAIVKELNRLQGAILRATKRIVELENERKILQMEMQSEHKKVDLLNTLLTKENKLLGEKKEALYQVDFNLQKCEMKLEQIRGHERDKNEAEKKQARIEELQAVLKEKTATSKLLQNQIVSLEHDMRKVSSCLSSENEELERLRSKKQDLLLLLDGGEKRLKIAQSRNEERQVEENIMRLRVSQLERMTSNVSDKVYDLEKYRLHLEAALRERATEIAAQKEALAVQKRVAGNECSELRTAIAERKSRIRQLQARYDSGVATMGATPDGAPMSTAYLKIQSAQERYMLREQGDKLDEAIKRTEQEIRSMETTLRVVNVCNDKYRDSMSAVDQDGPEWTEQKKLDEQMHDARQKLLQKQMQLQQLFEELQKAQNDYTQLLDDIEKAKEEKENKERYLSGIEKQTTEQGEKISRADKSLRKAQKDIQNLYISKRDDTVLLQQREVELRELQEQNALVLQDIAEFTIRHVEAEAYVKKLLMAKNIELPCFPPSIRSPMSPSGSSIGSIDQPLKSTSRMSVFTSSRESIGSVVKIEPQFGEPASNASRKTTKGDPASKESLSLPKRSTIVHEKQQSRKKS, encoded by the exons ATGGTCAGAAAGCATGCTGGCGATTTGGCTGTGCGACATGACTTCAATCAGAAGCTGCTCTCTGAGCATTCGGTCCAGCTGGAGACGGAGGATCACCTCTACCGATTAAGCGGCAACACCGAGTCGTCGCTTCGCCAAGAGGCGCGTGAATTCGAGAAGGAATGGACAGATGTGAATCGCAGAGTATCGAACGTGGAGAAGGAGTTACTTAAGATGATGAGGAAACTGGCCGAGGCGAAACAGATGGTCCAGTTTGACGAGGATAGTTTACGCAAGTGGGAAGAGATGCTTGCGCAAAAGGAGGAGGATAATCAGTTGATAGAGAATTACATGAAGCAGGATACACAGAAATACAAG GAATTGGAGCAGAAACGGCAGAAACTCAGCATGGAACTTGAGACTTATCGTCAAGCTATTGTCAAAAACGTCGGTGAGGTACAGGAAATGGAGATCGTTCTGGACCGTACAGCAAAATTGTACATGGAAGCGTTAAAAGAACGCAGACAGATGATAAATCAATGGACGCAAAGCGTCAACGTTCTGCGCCAGAGGGACAACGATATACAGAATAGTCTAAAA GAAATTGAAACGTTGCGAGAGATCGgtagggaaaaaaagaataatctcGAAGAAGtagaacaatttttaaagGATCAAGTTGTCAACAACAAGCAGCTGGAGGAGTTGATTAAACGATCGGAGAAGGAACTTGGTGTGGTCCAAGAAAAAAAGCGCAAAGTCACGGAGACGATTGATATCTACGGCATCGAG CTGCATACTCAGAAGAAATTAGTGGGGGATTTGGCACGTCGTACACAACAAATCCGGGCCAATGCGAAGCGCAAAAGAATTGAGATCGAGAACAAACATATAAAGGTGGACAATTGCAAGAAGCGAATCAGTGATTTAACGTTGACTTTAGAAGAGATTGAGAGTCAAAAATTAAACGTCGAGGAGAGAACGAAGCGTTTGGAGAAAATGATTGAG CACGATGAAAAGCGAAAATCCGCGATCGTCAAGGAATTGAATCGGCTGCAAGGTGCGATTTTACGCGCAACGAAAAGGATTGTAGAATTGGAGAATGAAAGGAAGATCCTGCAGATGGAAATGCAGAGCGAACACAAGAAAGTTGATCTGCTCAATACCTTGCTTACGAAGGAGAACAAACTTCTGGGGGAGAAGAAAGAGGCTCTTTATCAAGTGGATTTCAATCTGCAGAAATGCGAAATGAAACTCGAACAGATCAGAGGACACGAGCGCGACAAGAATGAAGCCGAAAAGAAACAAGCGAGAATCGAGGAGTTGCAAGCTGTACTGAAAGAGAAAACAGCTACATCTAAATTGCTGCAAAATCAGATTGTCAGTTTGGAG CACGATATGAGAAAAGTATCTAGTTGCTTATCGAGCGAAAACGAGGAGCTCGAACGGTTACGGAGCAAAAAGCAGGATCTATTGTTGCTGTTAGACGGGGGTGAAAAGCGGCTGAAAATCGCGCAATCCCGAAACGAGGAGAGGCaagttgaagaaaatataatgcgCCTTCGGGTGTCGCAGCTCGAGAGAATGACATCGAATGTAAGCGATAAAGTCTATGATTTGGAGAAGTACCGTCTTCATCTCGAAGCT GCGCTTAGGGAGCGCGCAACGGAGATCGCGGCACAGAAAGAGGCGCTTGCCGTGCAGAAGAGGGTCGCTGGCAACGAGTGCTCGGAGCTGCGCACTGCTATTGCCGAGAGAAAAAGCAGGATACGGCAGTTGCAAGCGCGATACGACAGCGGCGTCGCGACGATGGGTGCCACCCCGGATGGAGCGCCGATGAGCACCGCGTACTTGAAGATACAGAGCGCTCAAGAGCGGTACATGCTGCGAGAGCAAGGCGACAAGCTGGACGAGGCTATAAAACGAACCGAGCAGGAAATACGTAGCATGGAGACCACGCTGCGGGTAGTAAATGTGTGTAACGACAAGTATAGGGATAGTATGAGCGCGGTTGACCAGGACGGACCTGAATGGACGGAACAGAAAAAGCTCGACGAACAGATGCATGACGCGCGGCAGAAGCTACTGCAAAAGCAGATGCAGCTGCAACAATTGTTCGAAGAACTGCAG AAAGCGCAGAATGATTATACTCAATTGCTCGATGATATCGAGAAAGcaaaggaagaaaaggaaaacaagGAACGTTACTTATCGGGTATTGAGAAACAGACGACAGAACAAGGAGAGAAGATATCCAGAGCTGACAAGAGTCTTCGTAAGGCACAGAAggatatacaaaatttatatatttctaaaaggGACGACACCGTGCTTCTGCAACAG AGAGAAGTGGAACTGCGAGAGCTTCAAGAACAAAATGCACTAGTTCTTCAAGACATCGCAGAGTTCACGATTCGTCATGTGGAAGCTGAAGCGTATGTTAAAAAGTTGCTGATGGCCAAGAACATCGAGTTACCATGCTTTCCTCCATCGATTAGATCGCCTATGAGTCCTTCCGGCAGTTCCATAGGCTCGATAGATCAGCCTTTAAAGAGCACGAGCCGCATGAGCGTGTTTACGTCGTCGAGGGAGAGCATCGGCAGTGTAGTTAAGATAGAACCACAATTTGGAGAAC CAGCAAGTAACGCATCGAGGAAAACTACAAAGGGTGATCCCGCATCCAAAGAATCTCTCAGTTTGCCGAAACGGTCCACTATTGTACATGAAAAGCAACAATCGCGGAAGAAATCGTGA